A single Oncorhynchus tshawytscha isolate Ot180627B linkage group LG01, Otsh_v2.0, whole genome shotgun sequence DNA region contains:
- the LOC112250993 gene encoding LIM/homeobox protein Lhx9 isoform X3: MEVVGCKAEASSCTLRRSGAGAMLFHGISGDHIQGIMEEMERRSKTDSRLTKGVPLNGRESTMPSMGPEKPALCAGCGGKISDRYYLLAVDKQWHLRCLKCCECKQHLESELTCFAKDGSIYCKEDYYRRFSVQRCARCHLGISASEMVMRARDSVYHLSCFTCTTCNKTLTTGDHFGMKDSLVYCRVHFETIAQGEYPHPGLNYSELAAKGGGLALPYFNGTGTAQKGRPRKRKSPAMGIDIASYNSGCNENDGDHLDRDQAYPPSQKTKRMRTSFKHHQLRTMKSYFAINHNPDAKDLKQLAQKTGLTKRVLQGEQILGHYSQTSRRLKIP; this comes from the exons ATGGAAGTTGTGGGCTGCAAGGCAGAAGCGAGCAGTTGCACATTGCGTCGTTCAGGAGCGGGAGCCATGCTGTTCCACGGGATCTCCGGTGACCACATCCAAGGCatcatggaggagatggagaggagatccaAAACCGACTCGCGCCTTACCAAGGGCGTGCCGCTCAACGGAAGGGAATCG ACCATGCCTTCGATGGGACCGGAGAAGCCCGCGTTGTGTGCTGGCTGTGGAGGCAAAATCTCGGATAGATATTACCTACTCGCTGTGGATAAACAGTGGCACCTGCGGTGCCTCAAATGCTGTGAATGTAAACAACATTTGGAGTCAGAACTCACGTGTTTTGCCAAGGATGGCAGCATCTACTGCAAGGAGGATTACTACAG AAGGTTCTCAGTGCAGAGGTGTGCGCGCTGCCACCTCGGGATATCGGCATCGGAGATGGTAATGCGTGCACGGGACTCGGTGTACCATCTGAGCTGCTTCACGTGCACCACGTGCAACAAGACCCTGACCACCGGCGACCACTTCGGCATGAAGGACAGCCTGGTGTACTGCCGGGTCCACTTCGAGACCATAGCCCAGGGAGAGTACCCACACCCCGGCCTCAACTACTCCGAGCTGGCGGCTAAAGGCGGAGGTCTGGCGCTGCCTTACTTCAATGGCACTGGGACAGCTCAGAAGGGAAGGCCTCGCAAGAGGAAGAGCCCCGCCATGGGCATAGACATCGCCAGCTACAACTCAG GTTGTAATGAGAACGATGGAGACCACCTGGACCGTGACCAGGcctaccctccctcccagaaGACCAAGCGCATGCGCACCTCCTTCAAGCACCACCAGCTCCGCACCATGAAGTCCTACTTTGCTATCAACCACAACCCCGACGCCAAGGACCTCAAACAGCTTGCCCAGAAGACAGGCCTCACCAAAAGAGTTCTACAG GGAGAACAAATCTTGGGGCATTACAGCCAAACTTCCCGACGTTTGAAAATTCCCTAA
- the LOC112250993 gene encoding LIM/homeobox protein Lhx9 isoform X1 codes for MEVVGCKAEASSCTLRRSGAGAMLFHGISGDHIQGIMEEMERRSKTDSRLTKGVPLNGRESTMPSMGPEKPALCAGCGGKISDRYYLLAVDKQWHLRCLKCCECKQHLESELTCFAKDGSIYCKEDYYRRFSVQRCARCHLGISASEMVMRARDSVYHLSCFTCTTCNKTLTTGDHFGMKDSLVYCRVHFETIAQGEYPHPGLNYSELAAKGGGLALPYFNGTGTAQKGRPRKRKSPAMGIDIASYNSGCNENDGDHLDRDQAYPPSQKTKRMRTSFKHHQLRTMKSYFAINHNPDAKDLKQLAQKTGLTKRVLQVWFQNARAKFRRNVLRQENGNDKADGTSLPPPSSDSGALTPPSSAATLTDLTNPSITVVTSVTSSLDSHDSGSPSQTTLTNLF; via the exons ATGGAAGTTGTGGGCTGCAAGGCAGAAGCGAGCAGTTGCACATTGCGTCGTTCAGGAGCGGGAGCCATGCTGTTCCACGGGATCTCCGGTGACCACATCCAAGGCatcatggaggagatggagaggagatccaAAACCGACTCGCGCCTTACCAAGGGCGTGCCGCTCAACGGAAGGGAATCG ACCATGCCTTCGATGGGACCGGAGAAGCCCGCGTTGTGTGCTGGCTGTGGAGGCAAAATCTCGGATAGATATTACCTACTCGCTGTGGATAAACAGTGGCACCTGCGGTGCCTCAAATGCTGTGAATGTAAACAACATTTGGAGTCAGAACTCACGTGTTTTGCCAAGGATGGCAGCATCTACTGCAAGGAGGATTACTACAG AAGGTTCTCAGTGCAGAGGTGTGCGCGCTGCCACCTCGGGATATCGGCATCGGAGATGGTAATGCGTGCACGGGACTCGGTGTACCATCTGAGCTGCTTCACGTGCACCACGTGCAACAAGACCCTGACCACCGGCGACCACTTCGGCATGAAGGACAGCCTGGTGTACTGCCGGGTCCACTTCGAGACCATAGCCCAGGGAGAGTACCCACACCCCGGCCTCAACTACTCCGAGCTGGCGGCTAAAGGCGGAGGTCTGGCGCTGCCTTACTTCAATGGCACTGGGACAGCTCAGAAGGGAAGGCCTCGCAAGAGGAAGAGCCCCGCCATGGGCATAGACATCGCCAGCTACAACTCAG GTTGTAATGAGAACGATGGAGACCACCTGGACCGTGACCAGGcctaccctccctcccagaaGACCAAGCGCATGCGCACCTCCTTCAAGCACCACCAGCTCCGCACCATGAAGTCCTACTTTGCTATCAACCACAACCCCGACGCCAAGGACCTCAAACAGCTTGCCCAGAAGACAGGCCTCACCAAAAGAGTTCTACAG GTATGGTTCCAAAACGCAAGAGCCAAATTCAGAAGGAACGTTTTGCGACAGGAGAATGGTAATGACAAGGCCGACGGCACGTCACTCCCGCCGCCCTCGTCCGACAGCGGCGCTCTGACGCCCCCCTCCAGTGCGGCCACACTAACAGACCTGACCAATCCCTCTATCACTGTAGTGACCTCCGTCACATCTAGTTTGGACAGCCATGATTCGGGGAGCCCCTCACAGACTACCTTGACAAACCTTTTCTAG
- the LOC112250993 gene encoding LIM/homeobox protein Lhx9 isoform X2: MEVVGCKAEASSCTLRRSGAGAMLFHGISGDHIQGIMEEMERRSKTDSRLTKGVPLNGRESTMPSMGPEKPALCAGCGGKISDRYYLLAVDKQWHLRCLKCCECKQHLESELTCFAKDGSIYCKEDYYRFSVQRCARCHLGISASEMVMRARDSVYHLSCFTCTTCNKTLTTGDHFGMKDSLVYCRVHFETIAQGEYPHPGLNYSELAAKGGGLALPYFNGTGTAQKGRPRKRKSPAMGIDIASYNSGCNENDGDHLDRDQAYPPSQKTKRMRTSFKHHQLRTMKSYFAINHNPDAKDLKQLAQKTGLTKRVLQVWFQNARAKFRRNVLRQENGNDKADGTSLPPPSSDSGALTPPSSAATLTDLTNPSITVVTSVTSSLDSHDSGSPSQTTLTNLF; this comes from the exons ATGGAAGTTGTGGGCTGCAAGGCAGAAGCGAGCAGTTGCACATTGCGTCGTTCAGGAGCGGGAGCCATGCTGTTCCACGGGATCTCCGGTGACCACATCCAAGGCatcatggaggagatggagaggagatccaAAACCGACTCGCGCCTTACCAAGGGCGTGCCGCTCAACGGAAGGGAATCG ACCATGCCTTCGATGGGACCGGAGAAGCCCGCGTTGTGTGCTGGCTGTGGAGGCAAAATCTCGGATAGATATTACCTACTCGCTGTGGATAAACAGTGGCACCTGCGGTGCCTCAAATGCTGTGAATGTAAACAACATTTGGAGTCAGAACTCACGTGTTTTGCCAAGGATGGCAGCATCTACTGCAAGGAGGATTACTACAG GTTCTCAGTGCAGAGGTGTGCGCGCTGCCACCTCGGGATATCGGCATCGGAGATGGTAATGCGTGCACGGGACTCGGTGTACCATCTGAGCTGCTTCACGTGCACCACGTGCAACAAGACCCTGACCACCGGCGACCACTTCGGCATGAAGGACAGCCTGGTGTACTGCCGGGTCCACTTCGAGACCATAGCCCAGGGAGAGTACCCACACCCCGGCCTCAACTACTCCGAGCTGGCGGCTAAAGGCGGAGGTCTGGCGCTGCCTTACTTCAATGGCACTGGGACAGCTCAGAAGGGAAGGCCTCGCAAGAGGAAGAGCCCCGCCATGGGCATAGACATCGCCAGCTACAACTCAG GTTGTAATGAGAACGATGGAGACCACCTGGACCGTGACCAGGcctaccctccctcccagaaGACCAAGCGCATGCGCACCTCCTTCAAGCACCACCAGCTCCGCACCATGAAGTCCTACTTTGCTATCAACCACAACCCCGACGCCAAGGACCTCAAACAGCTTGCCCAGAAGACAGGCCTCACCAAAAGAGTTCTACAG GTATGGTTCCAAAACGCAAGAGCCAAATTCAGAAGGAACGTTTTGCGACAGGAGAATGGTAATGACAAGGCCGACGGCACGTCACTCCCGCCGCCCTCGTCCGACAGCGGCGCTCTGACGCCCCCCTCCAGTGCGGCCACACTAACAGACCTGACCAATCCCTCTATCACTGTAGTGACCTCCGTCACATCTAGTTTGGACAGCCATGATTCGGGGAGCCCCTCACAGACTACCTTGACAAACCTTTTCTAG